A single window of Paenibacillus sp. FSL H8-0537 DNA harbors:
- a CDS encoding VOC family protein, whose translation MTISIHPAAHIGYVKLKVSNMERSLLFYKAVVGFKELSRSGNEVQLTADGKRPLLILQEQQGAVVLPERAAAGLYHFAILLPSREALGLALRNLANHNVPVGQGDHLVSEALYFNDPDNNGIEIYRDRPREQWEKLEGGGYKMATDPVDIQGLLDVSEGTVWNGLPEGTVIGHVHLHVSHLPQAQQFYCDTLGFDIIFNMGGSALFISAGGYHHHLGLNTWAGVGVPAAPANAAGLDYYTIVLPNQAALDEVLARLGQKQIQFRKQADGWMVTDPSGISSLLTIGG comes from the coding sequence ATGACTATTTCCATTCATCCAGCTGCACATATTGGATATGTGAAGCTTAAAGTAAGTAATATGGAGCGCTCGCTCCTTTTTTATAAAGCGGTTGTGGGCTTTAAGGAGCTTTCCCGAAGCGGGAACGAAGTGCAGCTGACGGCTGACGGCAAGCGTCCGCTGCTCATATTGCAGGAGCAGCAGGGTGCGGTTGTGCTGCCGGAGCGTGCAGCGGCGGGACTGTATCATTTTGCGATTTTATTGCCAAGCCGTGAAGCGCTGGGGCTTGCTTTGCGGAATTTGGCGAACCATAATGTACCGGTTGGGCAGGGCGACCATTTGGTTAGCGAAGCGCTCTATTTCAATGATCCAGACAACAATGGCATTGAAATTTACCGCGATCGCCCCCGCGAGCAATGGGAGAAGCTGGAGGGCGGCGGCTACAAGATGGCGACTGATCCCGTTGACATTCAGGGTCTGCTGGATGTTTCCGAAGGCACGGTTTGGAATGGGCTGCCCGAAGGCACGGTTATTGGGCATGTGCATTTGCATGTGAGCCATTTGCCGCAAGCCCAGCAGTTTTATTGCGACACATTAGGCTTTGATATTATTTTCAACATGGGCGGGTCCGCATTGTTCATCTCGGCGGGCGGCTACCATCATCACCTCGGCCTGAATACATGGGCAGGCGTAGGTGTACCCGCAGCTCCAGCGAATGCGGCAGGTCTGGACTACTACACGATTGTGCTTCCTAATCAAGCAGCGTTGGATGAAGTGCTGGCTAGACTGGGGCAAAAGCAAATACAATTCCGCAAGCAGG
- a CDS encoding cupin domain-containing protein: MDIGNTIRSIRKKKQLSIQQVAELTGLSQGFLSQVENNKTSPSISTLDHIAGALNVPLAFLLLKKDERMQILRKDERRHTLYGGGKMKVEQLSERGSVKMMLVELEPGASTAEEHAHAGEEIHFLLSGTIYVEQGDESATIYAGDSFSWKACMPHYAKNIGEDKAIVLISINNDTQLV, translated from the coding sequence ATGGATATTGGCAATACCATTCGCTCAATTCGCAAGAAGAAACAACTCTCCATCCAACAGGTTGCGGAGCTTACCGGACTATCACAAGGGTTCCTAAGCCAAGTAGAAAATAACAAAACATCGCCATCCATTTCTACGCTCGATCATATTGCCGGAGCCCTGAACGTTCCGCTCGCCTTCCTGCTGCTCAAAAAGGATGAGCGGATGCAGATTTTGCGCAAGGATGAGCGTCGGCACACTTTGTACGGCGGCGGGAAGATGAAGGTCGAGCAGCTCAGCGAGCGCGGCAGCGTCAAAATGATGCTGGTCGAGCTTGAGCCCGGCGCCTCGACGGCAGAGGAGCATGCCCATGCGGGGGAAGAAATTCACTTCCTCCTCTCCGGCACGATCTATGTAGAGCAGGGAGACGAATCGGCAACTATCTACGCAGGCGATTCCTTTAGCTGGAAAGCCTGCATGCCCCACTATGCCAAAAATATTGGCGAGGATAAAGCCATTGTGCTCATTTCCATTAATAACGATACACAATTGGTTTAG